The Neodiprion lecontei isolate iyNeoLeco1 chromosome 6, iyNeoLeco1.1, whole genome shotgun sequence sequence aatgatttgttTAAAAACTTGTGCACTAGGCACTagaattttaaattgataaaCTCACTGTTGCGTGTTCTTGTTTTCAGCTGATCTTTGATTGTCCACACGAGTTTCTACTGGCGCGCTAGCCTggttattattacatttttgctcctcttcatttttcattttatcacctCTGTAACAGAAAGTCTGAGATTTATTAAAGTTCAGAATTAAGTTTAGACACACAACAGTTCAAGggtttttaatatatattaattgcatgaattttttgatttctatTAAAATTTGCACCAATTAAGTGTCGAAGATATATCGCAGTAATTGCTTTAAGTACTGACCGCCAAAGAAAAGCAGGGATTAAACTAAAGAATATCCTCGAGCCTGGCAATTTGCGATTGAACAAGAGACAACAGATCGTAATTCCCCATACCACACCAGCACTGCGTAAAACTTTATACCTGCAGTACAAATAGGGCAATAAATTACAATCTTACCGAAAGGCAATCTAGaattaatcaaattcaaaTGAGTCACAGTCAAATCTATGTTAAATATTCCATTAAAACGGACAATCTTTACTCTAATGTTAGGACTAgtaaagaattttcaattgcGATAGACTTAATAAATCTGGGGTCTgaggataaatttttcacttattgACACACCTGTCTAACATTGTTCTATCAAactttaaaattcaaattgaaagaCAAAACACTTGGAAATTAGAAGCAACGCGGTTTGAAGTAAAATTCGACCACTAGCTGAATGCTCTAACAGCTGTAGCCAAAGAGGTCAGACGCTATCTATAAAAAGAACTTCATTTGGTGCAAGACAGTATGGAAACACACAGCCACTTTCCAGAGTGTTTATTTTGTTCCTTGTGATCGCTAATTCCTATTTCCAATTTGTCGGTCAGACATTAAAACTGTTtgcataaatttatttaatttattcactaACTTAagtgtgtataaataatggTAACACAATGATGATTTACTCTGAATTAAACGAATAGGGAGAGAAAAGATTTTCCTTAAATAAGATATggaaattgttatttatttttcaatacaatgAATATTAACATGCAATCACTTAATCAATAATCAATGTAGAATTGacgacttttttcttttttctttgtaacACGGACAACAGAAGTTTAGCAGGCAAAGATAACACTTTGTAAACCCATGTATATAACAAGTATGAGGATGTATTGATCTGTTTGTAAACACGAAAAGTAAATCTTGAGGTTACATTTTTAATAACATTCATGATAAGATGTAGTTTTAACTGGGATCAAAAAGCACGAAAAAAAGTGTAAATTTTAGATAAGTACCGAAATAATGATGCgtcattgaaattattctagAAAATTCCATCACAATTTAATGCAGTACCTATATCACTACTAACTGCGTATCGGCAGGTGAATGACACATCGTTCAAATGATTCATTCACCTTGAAAGgattcaacgaaaaaaaagtaaaaattatagtaACATCGGCATTGTACCTTTACTGCAGattgttcgaaaaatatttgaaatagtGGTGCAGTCTATATGGGTATAAAACACTTTTAATTTACTGGAATTCAGAAACAAACACCAATTACAAGTTAAAAATGGTTAATTACGTCCGGAACAGCTGTGATACTGTTTACAACTTTGAAGCTTGCTACGAGTGCTGCGGGCTCGTGTGACTGCTGTGAAGTGCAGCGAAGGCGACTGGAGTCTGATGGAGAAAAGTGAAGTTGGCCAATATTTATTGACAGCACCAGCCTGCAGCAGCCGACAAGCAGACGACACCCACCTGCGCAACTCCTTTGTCTTTCACTCGTGGCAACTcgttgattttcatttttatattctccCAAAATGGGTACGAGAACGTCTGGCAGCTTGGACCGTTGTAGTTTTccttgaatttatttttcctcttccttgGGAAGTCGACCCTCAATCTCCATAAAGTCTGTTCCTATATAATACGAGATCCTCTAATATAGATCCTCGAGTTAAACGTGGTCAAGACATTAACACGTGGGCCTCAGTAAACAGTAAACGTAAAGTTGCTGCGTACATTTTACGTGTGATGTGGCGTGGCGCAACTTTTACATGCTGCAAAATTGGAATTCTTCATTCCAGAAAAATGATACTGGGTAAATCTCAGAATCGATCACTATTCTTTtatatgtaattatatttttgtcaaCAAAGTCACATTTTTCATATCTTAGGACAATTTCCACGGAAGTTGAGGGCAGTTAGAGTATTGCTCTCGAAAGATTGTTATGCACCAATTCAATGTCCTGAGCCGTGCGAAAATACTTGTTTAATGGACGAATTGCCAGTTCCCTGTGGATCGTGGCAACAGAAGTTTGATACGAAGATGAGGCAGTCTAATAGAGCTTTAATGATCGGAGGAGGATTTTTCATATTCACTATAATAGCTGTACGAATGTCAATGCATCCCTGAAATCTCAACCTAAATTATGCCTTTTAATCATAAAAGTGTCACTctaatttctattttcacaGATGCACAAATTCGGATACGTTCGAGGATACAATGTTCCGCTATTTTACTGACAAAGTATTGAGAAACGATTGGAACAAGAATTGTTTCTGTAGCACTCCAATAAATAAATCTCTTGAATTAGTCGATGTTCATTAcgttatttgttttcaatCGTATTCTTTACATCTTGCAGGGATAAAATGCGATATCTAATCTATAAACAATGTTAACGTCATGTCCCCcaagttttttaaattctagGATTCTCTGTCCAGGTCCGCTCGGTAAGACAGAGCGCTGTCTAAATGCGGagcgaaaaaatatatgtttagTTCCTAGCGTGTTGGTCACAGGTGGCGGCATCAGAGGCACAAATCGAAAATTTAACTATAACCGGGATTATCGCCATATTGCCCTTAGAGTCTAGGGCCGCGCGCCCGTAGCACCAAAAGTAATTTGTGAAAATGTTAAGATACGGGTACGCGATCaagaatttatcaaaaattacaagaaaaccATGCCTGAGCTACGAGCAGATTCCTTTAAAATATATCGGTGagtataaaacgaaaaaattatttgattgtcAAGTTAAAGTCTATCGAATAACTTCCGAAAACCTCATGCGGCACCGTGATGTTTTTCTAGACTATTCGAAGATTTTAACACGTACATTTAGTAGTCGATGATAAGCGAGTCCTAAAGTTgtacaaataatcagaaagaaaatacgaatatttttaactgTCCTCCTTTCGTTCAGAAAACTAAGTATCGTGTCAGATTTTTCACTGATTTCCCTACACCTTGAACCACCCTGCGGCGATTATTTGACTTCAGTTAACCTACAattcaaatataattttcagtagATTTCGTGAGTAAGACATCATTTtagtttctaatttttttttgcacataaaaaatttcaggtatTATAAATGCCAGTCGAAACTACAGCGATGCCGGTGATAAGAAGCCGGGTAATCCTAACAGACCACCTGGCACTACATTGAAAGCGGAAGAATGCATTCCTTCAAATCAGTCGAAATCGAAGGGATCATTTTCCTCAGATCCTGTTTGTCCAATCGATCCGAATGTTGAATGCCCTTTGAGTCCCAACCGGGATTGTGGTAAAAGGCCAGAACCATTCGAGGAGGATGGCAACCGCAAGAAGCAGCAACGGGTATGGATGCAATTGCTGGCTGCTCTCTTCATCACTGGAGCCACCATGTACATGGTAACTATATTGAGAAAGAAACTTTTCACTTTAGGGAAGTAAAGttgcaatatttatttgaagaaattacAATTCTTAATGCTTTTGCAGGTGAATCGAATGGGCTGGTTGCAAACATCTGAAACGCTTCAAATACCGAAACAAAGTAAGACTAGAGTTGTGATAACTAATATTGCACATAATATATCAAAATGAGCCAGTTTATTATCACTCAGTAAAATATGATTAGGCcttaatgaaatgaataagtTTACTGAACTAGAAGGTAGAGATAAAAGTGTAGTACTTATCTGCCactcaaattttattattggtCTACGGAGTAGTTACtacaatttatatttctttctcccagagaagaagaaaaaagcagagagaaagaaagttaAGATTCCAGCTGTCTCTTCAGAAATAGTAACAGAAATTCCTTACCTCTTGATCGGGGGAGGAACAGCTGCTTTCTCAGCATTCAGGTCTATAAAATCAAGAGATCCCACAGCAAAGGTAGTTGATTCTACAGATTCTCATAAGAATTGGATTATTTCACACTATTCATTACTTTAGGTTCTGGTTGTAACGGAAGAAGGGGACCTCCCCTACATGAGGCCCCCGTTGTCCAAAGAGCTTTGGTATAACAAAGACAGAGAGACTAcagagaaattaaaattcaaacaatGGAACGGGTCAGACCGAAGGTAGTCACAATATTATGATCCGGTGGATAATCTGAGCTTTAATGCAGTTTTTACCATGCAATTGAATAACTCACTCGTTTTCTCCCCAGCTTGTTCTATGAGCCTCCAGAATTTTACACTCCTGTTCCAGAATTAGCACAATCACATAAAGGAGGTATCGGCGTAGCTTTAGGATGGAAAGTTAGTCAAATTGACGTCGTTAATAGGACGGCAGTACTTGAAGATGgtcacaaaataaaatatgaaaaatgtttattagCCACTGGTGTGTTTACCTTTCGAAACAAATAATGCTATATACTAAGTATTCTATCGTGATATttaattcaatgaaaaatgaattctatAGGTGCCTCGCCCAAGAACCTTCCAATATTTGAAACTGCGGATGATGCAGTTAAAAGTAAGATCGTACCATTCAGAACAATAGAAGACTTCCTCAAGCTAGAGGAGAGCATTCGTGATTCAGCAGTACAGAATATAGTTATTGTTGGTGGAGGATTCCTTGGTTCCGAAGTTGCGTGTTCTTTGGTCAGAAACTGTAAGTGTTACTCTGCACCTTCGTTGCACAACTCGGTTATCAACCATTTTTTAGTTGATTGGTGCTACAGATTATctaatgaaaggaaaaaaattcaaatggaCTCAAATGTGTGTGAATAATCCTGGCAGGTATCGTGAAAATGCTCTGGTGACtgagttttgaattttgcagtaAATCCAGACCAAAAAACGGTTCATCAGATctttaaagaaaaatacataatgGCTCAAGTGCTGCCTGAATACTTGAGTGAATGGACTACGACCAAAGCAATGCTCGAAGGAGTGAGATGTATGCCTGAAACTGAGGTTGCAGATGTCGAAATGAAGGGTGGGCACTTGAAACTAATTTTAACAGATGGTTCCAAAGTGAGTAAATCcttaatttacaaaatgaagGGCATAATGACTaaagatttatatttttgtaactGGGAATTTCTGTGTTTGTAATTAACAGATTGACGCAGATCAAGTAATCGTAGCAGTTGGTGCGCAAGCGAATACTCAATTAGCTCAATCTTCTAATCTTGAAATTGACACAAAAGTTGGTGGTTATCTTGTTAATGCTGAATTAGAAGCAAGGAGCGATTTATGGGTCGCAGGGGATGCAGCTTGTTTCTATGACGTGAGATTGGGCAGAAGGCGAGTTGAGCATCACGATCACGCTGTTATATCTGGAAGATTAGCAGGCGAAAATATGACTGGCGCTGGTAGTTTAAGTTTTCTTTGTCCATAGATTTGATGCTTAATAACAGCAGAAATAGCGTTTACTGCAACTTATACCAATCAAATAGCAGTACTCATCGATTAACTTGTAGAGCATGAATCTATAAACTTGCGTCCTGTTTCAGGTAAACCCTACTTGCATCAGTCCATGTTCTGGTCAGATCTTGGACCTGAAATTGGTTACGAAGCAATAGGGATCGTTGACGCATCCTTACCAACAGTAGGGGTCTTTGCTAAGGCAACGGATCAAGACACCCCACTTGCTGCTGTCACTGCATCCAACGAGGGTTTGAGATCAGTTAGTGAAGAGGTGAAAATATGCAGTTTGGTTTATCTTTGGTTTATCTCGAAATATCATACATCATGTTGCATTATGATTGTAAGCAATTTTTACTGTTCTTAGTTTAATTGTATATTCTTCCCGCAGCACAATTCACAGGGTAACAAATCGGCAGCAATTATACAAGCAACACCGGTATCCCAGAAGCACGCACCTGTAGAAGGGTTGAAGTCAGCAGAGTCTATAAAGAATGtcaaaagtgacaaaaaagaCAGTAAATCATGTGAAGACGAGGGAGGAAATAAAGTAGAGAAGCCCCGTGACGACTTTGGAAAGGGAGTTATATTCTATATACGCGATGACGTCGTAGTCGGCATTGTCTTGTGGAACATATTCAATCGCATGTCCATTGCTCGACAGGTAGGCTACTACTTTCATGGATTTCTATGCTCATTTTCCAGTGGGCATGATATATTTGGGATCTGATAAAACGAATAATTAACTCTCCAGGTTTTGGCTAGTGGAACAAGGTACGACGATCTGAACGAGGTAGCTAAACTGTTTAGCATTCACGAAGACTGATGGCACTGAAGTTGCATTTACCATCGAATCACTGTTTGTAAATATTCGTGTTACTTGCTATCTAGTTCTTGTATGTATTTTACACCCTGTACTAAGGTACGATCTCTAATGATTTGACAGATAAACTTTAGGAAACATAAAATATTGTAGATATCATTTCTCTTAGAATCAGGAAGTTAGTGTTTTATCCGAAACCCGGGTAATTGTCACATTTTCTCGCAATCGTACAAAGTCTATGTGCATttatattacaataaatatataaatatcgaACGCTAAATTATGCACATTGTTAGAAAATAAAGGACATCATTGATGGTGAATACGGATGATAGTTTTTATTCACCGTTAAGTAAATATTCTGGTTTTAATTGTTTAGTGACTCTCATCACCTGCAAAAACTATGCAGTAGTAACAGTAATCAACAtacattttattgtaatttccTGCGTACACTGTGCTTAATTAAATGATTGTCATATTAAAGTATTGTGCTTATTGCAGTACTTGTTATTACTTCTGGAAGAAGTTCGGTCTTGGTAATTAGATAGGAAATCATGTAACTAACGCTGCCTCTTGGTATGTAAGCAGGGGCAAAGTCATATTGCGATACCGTTTCGATAAAAGATCCATCAATTGTAAATGATTTCCAGATCGATAGTCAGTTAAATCCTGTAACATTGAAATCATATGTACGATAAAATTACtgtgatttttgaaaactcTCGCTGCTTTAAGCTACGAGAATAATTTTACGCACCATATGTTCTGGCCACATTTTTCCAGCCGTTACATCTTCTAAAAGTTGGTTTTGACTGTAGTGTAACAACGATGTACAGTAATACAACGGATAGTCAGCTGgatacaaaatacaaatggTTAGCAAATGTATGATTTCGCACCATGGTAGTATCCTCCAGAAACATTGAGATATGATTTCATCACAAATAATCCACCAGTCTGTACCGCAGTTGTTCTGTGAAATTTGACAGAcacatattatttttaagaaaaattccgGGTctgagttttgaaaaatccacTATGTTAAGACAAAAACCTTTAAAGCGTATTTGATGCTAGGCAATTCATTTGCAACGATATTTTCCAGGAGATGTGAGAATGTGGTTTGAAAGTTTACAGGTAAATTCTGTTCACGACTCACAGCTTTCCCTAGCATAGGCCAAATGTACATAATCGATGGGAATTGAACTATTTGCGTGATGAAAGTTTTACACCTTGAAAAGTATACAACTCATTAGGAAAGTGATGTAAAATTGGTTTTGATTTTTACATTAACTTTGGCAGGTCAGTGATGATCCATTAAAACTGAGCCACGTAACTTTCAAGCTACTGCAATGACGGTGAAGTTTTCAATCTGAGACCTGCCTATGATGAAATATGGTTTGCTAGAGTCACTTTTTATGGAAAGTACAAGGTCTTTAACAAATTGCGGCAATTAGTTACAGAACTTTACTTCTGAAAAGCGTGATTCGCGGCCACCTGAggcaacaaaattaaaaattgcgtATGCTCACCTGTCCATATCTCcattacaaataataaaaacacttGCAATGAACCAGTCGAAtccttcaaaattttttttccacccgtAATACTTAATGAATCCGTGAACCtctttcaagaaaattttcaagtttgttTTCGCAAGTGACGTAACTTTCATAAGCCGATTTTGTTCTGCGTACAGCAAAGTTAATTCAATGCCGTAAACTTCTTGGGGCATCAGTGTGTCGTGATCATTATGCACTGGCCACTCGAAATGGTTTGTCAATTCTAATTCAGGAACTGCCTTTTGCATTTGATCAAGTAGATTAATCACGACGGAATGCTaaacatatttgaaaaaatttaacatcaGATCTGAAAAAGAGAAACTCTTATCTGCTGAAATTTGATGCTTACTTGTATTGGTTCTTTACTAGAAATCTTATGAGCTTTCCTCGCTTGTGACACCCATCCATTATCTCTGAGTCCAGGCTTATTTTCTTGGAGAAATCTTCCTAATTCTGAATGTAAGGGTATGGTGGGGCAAAGTTTTTCCACATCAAATTTCACAGGAGGCGGTAATTTAGAAAACAATTCTGTCTGCTCTAGCACTGCTGTATCACCAATGAATTTACTTATAATGCAATAGGATTTCAAAAGTACTTTGTGGCGAAGGAAACCTGCCTCATCAATTGCATATATTATTTTAAGTTCGCCATCGCTTTCTATCTCGATGATACACGTTTCTTGAAGATTGAGGAGTAGTTCCTTTACAAACAACAAAAGTTCACATTGATTTGTTGCATAAATCAAGCTGTAGATACTTtgaattcttttataattCGTACCTGATAATTCAGTACGTgcttcaaaaaaatatttgcatccAAGCTATCGAGGAAAACGTTCAGCGCCATAAGCGCAAGGCAGTGATATGGTGAATTAGAGTTTACAGAATGTTGTAATAATTCCCATAAATTACTGGGGTGACTGTCTTCGCTAGATGAAATTTCTTGACTTGTATCATCCAATAGAGCGATGAAGcctgtaaaaaattattgaaaaataggTTTCTGcataatttgaatattaatataaCGTAAGAGCTGATTAAACGTACACAAGCTGTTCAACGACAATAGTCTTAGGATGTGTAAAAACTCTTTTACAACACAATCTTCCCAAGGATCATGAAAATTGTGAGGATCTTCTAACTTTGTGCAAATATCAGTTAATACTTTTGATAAGAAGTGAGGGGCTAGGTCTCTCAAGATCGTAAAACCCACTGGCTCCAAAGCCGCAGTGGACAAAACAGCAACAACGTTATTACAGCTCCAAGACGACTTGAGTGGCTCTATTGAGCCTCGCAACAGTTCTTCAAAAACTGACTCCTCACGAGTCAATAACTGTAAAGCGAGAGGTAGAGAAACCACTTTAAGCAGCATAGTCTTAATTGctctgtaaaagaaaaatgaaatgaaggAAACATTATCTAAAATTAAGAGCAAATGATATTTTCCTACCTATCGAGAGAttgctttttcatttcattttccatcGAGTACTTATCCATTTTGTTGTACAGATGGGCGATTGCTGAATAAAATTCatcttgtaaaatatattttaccaCGTGACATACATCATAACACTCAAATAATCTTCCTATGAATTTAAGCAAATCAATCACATACTCTGTATTCATAATAGAAAGTGGTTGCCGCAACAAATCTGCAGCGTATACCAAAACTGCATTTGCTGGACAAGTAGCAgtcgatttttctttacaattcAATGAGAATGCACTAGAGTTATGGATTATAAAGCGCGAACCTTCTTCCGTATTCAAGGCTCGCATCATCACATCTATCATGTGAGGATGTATTTTACGTTCAGTTTGGGGTGGTACTCTCAATAACGGATCAAGAGCTAGTTGATAAAACCTAGCATCATATAAAACTGATGGAGAATCGAGCAGCCTCTGCAAAGCTGAGCGAGAAATATCATAAATGCTTGCTGGGACTTCTGAAAGTGCTAAAATATTCAACGAATTCAACAGAGACAGCATAAAGTCAGGGACGTTGAACGGGTCATTCAGTTGAATTTCAGACAGTAACAGTCGACCAGCAGCCTTGCTGCAAAGCTGAGCTAAAAAGCACAGAGAATGGAGATACGTCACAGTCTTGACGGTGTCTCCAGAGATATTTACTTCAAATGGCTCATCGTTAATATGTGCCGTAAGAGCCGCTGGCGATTCTACCATACCAACCCTTACAATATAGATGATGCTTTGTAACAATGCAGGGGATTTTCCTAGAGCAGTTgttaatattttcagcgtTGTTAAGCTGTGAGCCCATTTTCTGGACCAGTCTGACTTAGGCTCCAAAACTGACAAGATATTGAGCGTGGTCAGGATATGCAGCTGATTGCTAATACCAAAAGTATGAGAACT is a genomic window containing:
- the LOC107221093 gene encoding uncharacterized protein LOC107221093 — protein: MDPRVKRGQDINTWASVNSKRKVAAYILRVMWRGATFTCCKIGILHSRKMILGQFPRKLRAVRVLLSKDCYAPIQCPEPCENTCLMDELPVPCGSWQQKFDTKMRQSNRALMIGGGFFIFTIIAMHKFGYVRGYNVPLFY
- the LOC107221135 gene encoding apoptosis-inducing factor 1, mitochondrial, yielding MLRYGYAIKNLSKITRKPCLSYEQIPLKYIGIINASRNYSDAGDKKPGNPNRPPGTTLKAEECIPSNQSKSKGSFSSDPVCPIDPNVECPLSPNRDCGKRPEPFEEDGNRKKQQRVWMQLLAALFITGATMYMVNRMGWLQTSETLQIPKQKKKKKAERKKVKIPAVSSEIVTEIPYLLIGGGTAAFSAFRSIKSRDPTAKVLVVTEEGDLPYMRPPLSKELWYNKDRETTEKLKFKQWNGSDRSLFYEPPEFYTPVPELAQSHKGGIGVALGWKVSQIDVVNRTAVLEDGHKIKYEKCLLATGASPKNLPIFETADDAVKSKIVPFRTIEDFLKLEESIRDSAVQNIVIVGGGFLGSEVACSLVRNLNPDQKTVHQIFKEKYIMAQVLPEYLSEWTTTKAMLEGVRCMPETEVADVEMKGGHLKLILTDGSKIDADQVIVAVGAQANTQLAQSSNLEIDTKVGGYLVNAELEARSDLWVAGDAACFYDVRLGRRRVEHHDHAVISGRLAGENMTGAGKPYLHQSMFWSDLGPEIGYEAIGIVDASLPTVGVFAKATDQDTPLAAVTASNEGLRSVSEEHNSQGNKSAAIIQATPVSQKHAPVEGLKSAESIKNVKSDKKDSKSCEDEGGNKVEKPRDDFGKGVIFYIRDDVVVGIVLWNIFNRMSIARQVLASGTRYDDLNEVAKLFSIHED
- the LOC107221134 gene encoding protein broad-minded-like, whose translation is MLLKVVSLPLALQLLTREESVFEELLRGSIEPLKSSWSCNNVVAVLSTAALEPVGFTILRDLAPHFLSKVLTDICTKLEDPHNFHDPWEDCVVKEFLHILRLLSLNSLCFIALLDDTSQEISSSEDSHPSNLWELLQHSVNSNSPYHCLALMALNVFLDSLDANIFLKHVLNYQELLLNLQETCIIEIESDGELKIIYAIDEAGFLRHKVLLKSYCIISKFIGDTAVLEQTELFSKLPPPVKFDVEKLCPTIPLHSELGRFLQENKPGLRDNGWVSQARKAHKISSKEPIQHSVVINLLDQMQKAVPELELTNHFEWPVHNDHDTLMPQEVYGIELTLLYAEQNRLMKVTSLAKTNLKIFLKEVHGFIKYYGWKKNFEGFDWFIASVFIICNGDMDRCKTFITQIVQFPSIMYIWPMLGKAVSREQNLPVNFQTTFSHLLENIVANELPSIKYALKNNCGTDWWIICDEIISQCFWRILPWCEIIHLLTICILYPADYPLYYCTSLLHYSQNQLLEDVTAGKMWPEHMDLTDYRSGNHLQLMDLLSKRYRNMTLPLLTYQEAALVT